One Aphidius gifuensis isolate YNYX2018 linkage group LG5, ASM1490517v1, whole genome shotgun sequence genomic region harbors:
- the LOC122856888 gene encoding uncharacterized protein LOC122856888 isoform X2: MSYFMNLTPDEVTRMHPCTKAKCVITTSDSKMETLSDIADGVQPVGKLSLIEPSSPSSSSSNQHNNNDELDAINHIVSKEPSSMTEKNGFNNYDNKVTKNDTKNDDDCFVKCLYVTQQCCECVIL; this comes from the exons atgtcatattttatgaatttaacaCCTGATGAAGTGACAAGAATGCATCCTTGTACAAAAGCTAAatg TGTCATCACAACAAGTGATTCAAAAATGGAGACACTGAGTGATATTGCTGATGGTGTTCAACCTGTtggtaaattatcattaattgaaccatcatcaccatcatcatcttcatcaaatcaacataataataatgatgaacttGATGCAATTAATCATATTGTCAGCAAGGAACCATCATCAATGActgaaaaaaatggttttaataattatgacaatAAAGTAACTAAAAATGATactaaaaatgatgatgattgttttGTTAAGTGTCTTTATGTCACTCAACAATGCTGCGAATGTGTAatactttga
- the LOC122856888 gene encoding uncharacterized protein LOC122856888 isoform X1 produces MFSRNKFGSSKRGYNFGNTSKDSYGNKKKQRKTFIIFNKRKHSNKNHHQDWKYQDEDNNIGVITTSDSKMETLSDIADGVQPVGKLSLIEPSSPSSSSSNQHNNNDELDAINHIVSKEPSSMTEKNGFNNYDNKVTKNDTKNDDDCFVKCLYVTQQCCECVIL; encoded by the exons atgttttcACGAAATAAATTTGGTAGTTCAAAACGTGGCTATAATTTTGGCAATACAAGTAAAGATTCttatggtaataaaaaaaaacagagaaagaccttcataatatttaacaagaGAAAACACagtaataaaaatcatcatcaagattGGAAATATCAAGACGAAGATAACAACATTGg TGTCATCACAACAAGTGATTCAAAAATGGAGACACTGAGTGATATTGCTGATGGTGTTCAACCTGTtggtaaattatcattaattgaaccatcatcaccatcatcatcttcatcaaatcaacataataataatgatgaacttGATGCAATTAATCATATTGTCAGCAAGGAACCATCATCAATGActgaaaaaaatggttttaataattatgacaatAAAGTAACTAAAAATGATactaaaaatgatgatgattgttttGTTAAGTGTCTTTATGTCACTCAACAATGCTGCGAATGTGTAatactttga
- the LOC122856824 gene encoding juvenile hormone epoxide hydrolase 2-like, with translation MNTSSISIFSLLFSLILLIVSFIVYQKITKPQLIPVYEDTWWGPAKNNHQIIDKSIKPFKILFTDNEKNDLKNRLKNTRDLIAPLEGTAWTYGISGTFLKNTIIKYWLNDYDFEKRINKLNEFPQYKTNIQGLNIHFIHIKSTNNEKGKKIVPLLMLHGWPGSITEFQKIIPILNKLKNNENIIFEIIAPSLPGFGFSDGAVRPGLGSPQIAVVLKNLMLKLGFDKFYVHGGDWGAIISAQMSSLFPNNVLGMHSSMCTASSLKNTFKTLLYSLAPSYWLDEDYALQMKPIMEQIKDRWIGTGYLHAQATYPDTVGVGPSDSPASLAAIILEKFSFGTNRLNKFKDDGGLLEKFTMDELLDNVMIYWIPNSMTTAMRIYAESLNSQTNSLTIMWPVEVPSACIQFPDEIIYQPSEFLKERFINLIQITRMPTGGHFSSLEEPEIVANDILNFIIKVEKLKK, from the exons atgAATACTTcaagtatatcaattttttcattattattttcattaattttattaattgtttcatttattgtttatcaaaaaattacaaaaccaCAATTAATACCAGTTTATGAAGATACTTGGTGGGGTCCtgctaaaaataatcatcaaattattgataaatcaattaaaccatttaaaatattatttactgataat gaaaaaaatgatttaaaaaatcgacTTAAAAATACAAGAGATTTGATAGCTCCTTTAGAAGGAACTGCTTGGACTTATGGTATAAGTGGTacatttcttaaaaatacaattattaaatattggcTGAATGATTACGATTtcgaaaaaagaataaataagcTAAATGAATTTCCACAGTACAAAACAAACAtacaag gtttaaatattcattttattcatataaaatctacaaacaatgaaaaaggaaaaaaaatagtaccaTTATTAATGTTACACGGTTGGCCAGGCTCAATAActgaatttcaaaaaataattccaattttaaataaattaaaaaataatgaaaatattatatttgaaataatagcACCATCACTTCCAGGTTTTGGTTTTTCTGATGGTGCTGTTAGACCTGGTCTTGGTAGTCCACAAATTGctgttgtattaaaaaatttaatgttaaaattaggatttgataaattttacgtACATGGTGGTGATTGGGGAGCAATTATAAGTGCTCAAATGTCATCATTATTTCCCAACAA tgtaTTGGGTATGCATTCATCAATGTGCACagcatcatcattaaaaaatacatttaaaacatTGTTGTACAGTTTGGCACCATCATATTGGCTTGATGAAGATTATGCATTACAAATGAAACCAATAATGGAACAAATTAAAGATAGATGGATTGGAACTGGTTATTTACATGCTCAAGCAACTTATCCTGATACAGTTG gTGTTGGTCCAAGTGATTCACCAGCATCACTTGCTGCAATAATactagaaaaattttcatttggcACAAATcgtttgaataaatttaaagatgatGGTGGgctattagaaaaatttacaatggaTGAATTACTTGATAATGTTATGATCTATTGGATACCCAACAGTATGACAACAGCAATGAGAATTTATGCTGAATCATTGAATTCTCAAACAAACTCATTAACAATTAT GTGGCCAGTTGAAGTACCAAGTGCTTGTATACAATTTCcagatgaaattatttatcaaccaagtgaatttttaaaagaacgttttataaatttaattcaaataacaaGAATGCCAACTGGTGGACATTTTTCATCACTTGAAGAACCAGAAATAGTTGcaaatgatatattaaattttataataaaagttgaaaaattaaaaaaataa
- the LOC122856825 gene encoding juvenile hormone epoxide hydrolase 1-like, whose translation MYKSTIFVVIIAIGLTCYVKIFDETDNSIPTLPDTYWGPADKKSNNDISIKPFKINISNDVISDLNERLDKTRKYIAPLENTAWTYGVSSEYFKNIISYWRNKYDWNKRQALLNKYSQFITTIQGLDIHFYHIKPTTTVYNGKKLKVIPLLLAHGWPGSVVEFQKIIPMLTTPKENVDFIFELIIPSLPGYGFSQGAVRPGLAHAEIAVIFKNLMTRLGFNKFYAQGGDWGSIIVRDMAALYPENVVGAHMNMCMANGLKATFWQFIGLLVPSLVVPKEHAHRVYPLKNHFLRIMEESGYMHLQATKPDTIGLALNESPVSMAVYILEKFSTWTNPEYRFKEDGGLLEKYTMDELLDNVMIYWITNSMTTSMRLYAETFNTNNWGKYDKYPITVPTACAAFIHEVSYSPESVVKFQHTNLIQFNHFDDGGHFAAFEVPHLLSDDIWKFIQKVENNVDK comes from the exons atgtataaatcaacaatttttgttgttatcatTGCAATTGGACTCACCTGTTATGtcaa AATATTTGATGAAACTGATAATTCAATTCCAACATTACCAGATACATACTGGGGTCCAGCtgataaaaaaagcaataatgaCATATCAATAAaaccatttaaaattaacatatcAAATGAC GTGATAAGTGACCTCAATGAAAGATTagataaaacaagaaaatatattgcaCCACTTGAAAATACTGCATGGACTTATGGAGTATCcagtgaatattttaaaaatattataagctATTggagaaataaatatgattggAATAAAAGACAggcattgttaaataaatattcacaattTATCACAACGATTCAag GACttgatatacatttttatcatattaaacCAACAACAACTGtttataatggaaaaaaattaaaagtcatACCACTTTTGTTGGCTCATGGTTGGCCTGGTAGTGTTgttgaatttcaaaaaattattccaatGTTAACAACACCAAAagaaaatgttgattttatttttgaacttATTATACCATCATTACCAGGATATGGATTTTCACAAGGTGCTGTACGTCCTGGTCTTGCACATGCTGAg attgctgtaatatttaaaaatttaatgactaGACTtggatttaataaattttatgcaCAAGGTGGTGATTGGGGAAGTATAATTGTTCGAGATATGGCAGCTTTATATCCTGAAAA tgTTGTTGGAGCTCATATGAACATGTGCATGGCTAATGGATTAAAAGCAACATTCTGGCAATTTATTGGATTACTTGTTCCATCTCTAGTGGTACCAAAAGAACATGCACACAGAGTGTATCCacttaaaaatcattttttgcGAATAATGGAAGAGTCTGGATACATGCATCTTCAAGCAACAAAACCTGACACAATTG gaTTGGCTTTGAATGAGTCACCAGTGTCAATGGCTGTTtatattcttgaaaaatttagcaCATGGACAAATCCTGAATATAGATTTAAAGAAGATGGTggattattagaaaaatatacaatggATGAATTACTTGATAATGTTATGATTTACTGGATCACAAATTCAATGACAACATCAATGAGACTTTATGCTGAAACGTTTAACACAAATAATTGGGGAAAATATGACAa GTATCCAATAACTGTTCCAACAGCTTGTGCAGCATTTATTCATGAAGTTTCATATAGTCCAGAATCAGTAGTAAAATTTCAACAtactaatttaattcaatttaatcattttgatGATGGTGGACATTTTGCAGCATTTGAAGTACCACATTTACTTTCTGATGATATTTggaaatttatacaaaaagttgaaaacaatgttgataaataa